The following coding sequences lie in one Arachis hypogaea cultivar Tifrunner chromosome 9, arahy.Tifrunner.gnm2.J5K5, whole genome shotgun sequence genomic window:
- the LOC112712476 gene encoding carboxypeptidase SOL1 isoform X1 — protein sequence MKMKKLLFSILLFALTVSSFLLPLSLAKGALFNFASSSSSSSSSDFDKCINTSHARHLLEDDVIRTQTSVDLAKGYMTNADLEKAIKQFGQRCSNISRIYSIGKSVHGFPLWVIEISDKPGEEETEPAFKYIGNVHGDEPVGRELLIYLANWLCDNYLTDPLATLIVENVHLHILPSMNPDGYSLRKRGNANEVDLNRDFPDQFFPLNYNEDSRQPETRAIINWAKDIRFTASATLHGGALVANYPWDGTKDRSTSYFGCPDDETFQFMASIYSHSHYNMSTSKEFPGGITNGASWYPIYGGMQDWNYIHAGCFELTLEVSDNKWPNAAELPIIWRYNKMSLLNLVASLVKTGLHGRIYSSHDGRPLPGIISITGINYTVRAGKTFADYHRLLAPKDKYEVVATMPGYKSKNTTIWLDEGAVSLDFVLDPEFTVKGSVLQNDYDCNCNNKRTLEFVHFLGGFHLELYLIFIATLGFLCLLLLRRGKLKFSTQRLSPVAKRTAVV from the exons ATGAAGATGAAGAAGCTGTTGTTCTCAATTCTTCTCTTTGCTCTCAcagtttcttcttttcttcttcccctttctcTTGCTAAGGGCGCCTTATTCAActtcgcttcttcttcttcttcttcttcttcttcag ATTTTGATAAGTGTATTAATACAAGTCATGCGAGGCATTTGCTCGAGGACGATGTAATAAGGACTCAGACAAG TGTTGATTTGGCCAAAGGATACATGACAAATGCTGACCTTGAAAAGGCCATCAAGCAATTCGGACAAAGATGCAGCAACATTTCTAGGATATACAG TATTGGGAAGAGTGTGCATGGATTTCCACTG TGGGTGATAGAGATTTCTGACAAGCCAGGAGAAGAAGAGACTGAACCTGCATTTAAG TATATTGGAAATGTACATGGAGATGAACCTGTGGGCCGTGAGCTTCTTATATATCTGGCTAATTGGTTATGTGACAACTATTTGACAGATCCTCTG GCAACATTGATCGTGGAGAATGTTCACCTTCATATACTTCCATCAATGAACCCTGATGGGTATAGTTTAAGAAAACGTGGTAATGCAAATGAAGTTGATTTGAACCGGGATTTTCCTGACCAG TTCTTTCCCCTGAATTATAATGAGGATTCTCGGCAACCTGAGACAAGAGCCATAATAAATTGGGCGAAGGATATTCGATTCACAGCATCTGCCACTTTGCATGGG GGAGCACTTGTGGCAAATTATCCTTGGGATGGAACTAAAGATAGAAG TACGAGCTATTTTGGATGTCCCGATGATGAGACATTTCAGTTCATGGCAAGTATATATAGTCACTCTCACTACAACATGTCTACAAGCAAGGAATTTCCTGGGGGGATTACAAATGGAGCATCTTG GTACCCAATATATGGAGGAATGCAAGACTGGAACTATATACATGCCGGATGTTTCGAATTGACTTTGGAAGTCAGCGACAATAAATGGCCTAATGCTGCCGAG CTTCCTATCATTTGGAGATACAACAAGATGAGCCTGCTTAATCTTGTTGCAAGCCTTGTAAAG ACCGGATTGCATGGAAGAATATATTCTTCGCATGATGGAAGGCCGTTACCAGGCATTATTTCCATCACAGGAATAAATTACACG GTTAGAGCTGGAAAAACCTTTGCTGATTATCATCGCTTACTTGCCCCAAAAGATAAATATGAAG TGGTGGCAACAATGCCCGGCTACAAATCGAAGAACACAACTATATGGTTGGATGAAGGAGCTGTGTCACTGGATTTTGTTCTTGATCCTGAATTCACTGTCAAAGGCAGTGTACTACAAAATGACTATGATTGCAATTGTAACAATAAAAGAACACTAGAATTTGTTCATTTTCTTGGGGGGTTCCATTTGGAGTTGTACTTGATTTTCATTGCTACTTTAGGGTTCTTATGCTTATTACTTCTGAGGAGAGGAAAACTAAAATTTTCCACACAGAGATTGTCACCAGTTGCAAAGAGAACTGCTGTGGTTTGA
- the LOC112712476 gene encoding carboxypeptidase SOL1 isoform X2 has protein sequence MTNADLEKAIKQFGQRCSNISRIYSIGKSVHGFPLWVIEISDKPGEEETEPAFKYIGNVHGDEPVGRELLIYLANWLCDNYLTDPLATLIVENVHLHILPSMNPDGYSLRKRGNANEVDLNRDFPDQFFPLNYNEDSRQPETRAIINWAKDIRFTASATLHGGALVANYPWDGTKDRSTSYFGCPDDETFQFMASIYSHSHYNMSTSKEFPGGITNGASWYPIYGGMQDWNYIHAGCFELTLEVSDNKWPNAAELPIIWRYNKMSLLNLVASLVKTGLHGRIYSSHDGRPLPGIISITGINYTVRAGKTFADYHRLLAPKDKYEVVATMPGYKSKNTTIWLDEGAVSLDFVLDPEFTVKGSVLQNDYDCNCNNKRTLEFVHFLGGFHLELYLIFIATLGFLCLLLLRRGKLKFSTQRLSPVAKRTAVV, from the exons ATGACAAATGCTGACCTTGAAAAGGCCATCAAGCAATTCGGACAAAGATGCAGCAACATTTCTAGGATATACAG TATTGGGAAGAGTGTGCATGGATTTCCACTG TGGGTGATAGAGATTTCTGACAAGCCAGGAGAAGAAGAGACTGAACCTGCATTTAAG TATATTGGAAATGTACATGGAGATGAACCTGTGGGCCGTGAGCTTCTTATATATCTGGCTAATTGGTTATGTGACAACTATTTGACAGATCCTCTG GCAACATTGATCGTGGAGAATGTTCACCTTCATATACTTCCATCAATGAACCCTGATGGGTATAGTTTAAGAAAACGTGGTAATGCAAATGAAGTTGATTTGAACCGGGATTTTCCTGACCAG TTCTTTCCCCTGAATTATAATGAGGATTCTCGGCAACCTGAGACAAGAGCCATAATAAATTGGGCGAAGGATATTCGATTCACAGCATCTGCCACTTTGCATGGG GGAGCACTTGTGGCAAATTATCCTTGGGATGGAACTAAAGATAGAAG TACGAGCTATTTTGGATGTCCCGATGATGAGACATTTCAGTTCATGGCAAGTATATATAGTCACTCTCACTACAACATGTCTACAAGCAAGGAATTTCCTGGGGGGATTACAAATGGAGCATCTTG GTACCCAATATATGGAGGAATGCAAGACTGGAACTATATACATGCCGGATGTTTCGAATTGACTTTGGAAGTCAGCGACAATAAATGGCCTAATGCTGCCGAG CTTCCTATCATTTGGAGATACAACAAGATGAGCCTGCTTAATCTTGTTGCAAGCCTTGTAAAG ACCGGATTGCATGGAAGAATATATTCTTCGCATGATGGAAGGCCGTTACCAGGCATTATTTCCATCACAGGAATAAATTACACG GTTAGAGCTGGAAAAACCTTTGCTGATTATCATCGCTTACTTGCCCCAAAAGATAAATATGAAG TGGTGGCAACAATGCCCGGCTACAAATCGAAGAACACAACTATATGGTTGGATGAAGGAGCTGTGTCACTGGATTTTGTTCTTGATCCTGAATTCACTGTCAAAGGCAGTGTACTACAAAATGACTATGATTGCAATTGTAACAATAAAAGAACACTAGAATTTGTTCATTTTCTTGGGGGGTTCCATTTGGAGTTGTACTTGATTTTCATTGCTACTTTAGGGTTCTTATGCTTATTACTTCTGAGGAGAGGAAAACTAAAATTTTCCACACAGAGATTGTCACCAGTTGCAAAGAGAACTGCTGTGGTTTGA
- the LOC112712478 gene encoding S-adenosylmethionine carrier 1, chloroplastic/mitochondrial: MSSKDPHTDSLDALKFKMSARKDSDKFFMSISKRKKKPFDVLRAMYDGCIAGGVAGVVVETALYPIDTIKTRLQVARGGGQIILKGLYSGLAGNLAGVLPASAIFVGVYEPTKQKLLRSFPENLSAIAHFAAGAIAGAASSLVRVPTEVIKQRMQMGQFKSAPAAVRLIVANEGFKGLYAGYGSFLLRDLPFDAIQFCIYEQLRIGYKLAAKRDLNDPENAMLGAFAGAITGAVTTPLDVVKTRLMVQGSQNHYKGIYDCVNTIVKEEGTHALFKGMGPRVLWIGIGGSIFFGVLEKTKQILAQRHPKA; the protein is encoded by the exons ATGAGCTCCAAAGATCCCCACACTGATTCACTTG ATGCATTGAAGTTTAAAATGTCTGCTCGAAAGGATTCAGATAAGTTCTTCATGTCcatcagcaaaagaaaaaaaaagccatTTGATGTTTTACGTGCTATGTACG ATGGTTGCATTGCTGGAGGTGTTGCCGGAGTCGTTGTAGAAACAGCTTTGTACCCCATTGATACCATCAAAACTCGATTGCAG GTTGCTCGTGGTGGAGGGCAAATTATCTTGAAAGGTCTATATTCAGGGTTGGCTGGAAATCTTGCTGGTGTCTTACC AGCATCTGCGATTTTTGTTGGTGTGTATGAACCCACAAAGCAAAAATTGCTACGGTCCTTTCCTGAGAATCTCAGTGCCATAGCTCATTTT GCTGCAGGTGCTATTGCAGGAGCTGCATCTTCTCTTGTTCGTGTTCCAACTGAG GTTATTAAGCAAAGGATGCAAATGGGTCAATTTAAATCAGCACCAGCTGCTGTGCGTCTTATCGTTGCCAATGAGGGTTTTAAAGGTCTTTATGCG GGATATGGGTCTTTCTTATTGCGAGatctaccattcgatgccatacAATTCTGTATCTATGAGCAGCTCCGGATTGGTTATAAGCTAGCA GCGAAAAGAGACCTAAACGATCCAGAAAATGCTATGCTCGGGGCGTTTGCCG GTGCCATAACTGGAGCAGTAACAACACCTCTTGATGTAGTAAAAACAAGACTAATGGTTCAG GGATCACAAAACCATTACAAAGGCATTTATGATTGTGTCAACACAATAGTTAAAGAAGAAGGAACTCATGCTCTTTTTAAG GGTATGGGGCCAAGAGTGTTGTGGATaggaattggtggttcaatattttttGGTGTTCTTGAGAAGACAAAGCAAATTCTTGCTCAGAGGCATCCAAAAGCTTAG